Below is a genomic region from Triticum dicoccoides isolate Atlit2015 ecotype Zavitan chromosome 5A, WEW_v2.0, whole genome shotgun sequence.
GACTACAGTGCCCTCCTTGCCGAATTTTACCCACCAGTTTGAATTTGTATCCTAACAAACAAAAAGTTCCAACCCGAGAAGTTAAACAAAAAGAACATATGAAAGTACATACAGAAGCATATATACAAATAAAGCTCATTAATGTTGAAGAGCGGGTGACAAAAGTATTGGTACTGAAGATGTTTATATGAATCAAGATGAATCGACATTAACCGCCGTTAATATATATTAGAATTGTCTCCGAGAATGTTGGGGCAAGAAAATCCTTACTATGAGCCATTATAAAAAAGTTTGGATTTTAAAATTATTTCACATTTCCCTCAGTAAATTGAGCTTTATAAAACACAACATGCCATAAAAACCATGTAATTGCACAACCGAACTGTAAAACATGTAACTTTCCTAGTCCCGGCGGTAAATCTAAGTTAAGAATTATGCCATGGAAAAATAAATGATTCTAGGAACTTTCCTTTTTGGTGAGAAGATAATAAGATAATTTGTAGTTGTAGTATTATTTTTTCGTCAATGTAGTGTGAACTATtaacctctctctctcactctctctctctctctcactctctctctctctgtgtgtgtgtgtgtgcgcgcgcgcgcgcgtgtgtaaaTTATGTTTCTAACATTTTGTAAATAAAAAATACAAAAGAAGATGCATGGCAAGCCCAATTATTCATAATACGTCAATCTCTCATCGATTCCATGTTCACCCTGCCATATcacagttttatgaaaacatgtgcGTTAAGCCTTTTAGTTTTATGCAAAACCCACCATTACAACATTAGAGATTTCTTGATAATGTACAGAGGTAGCTACCTGAAAGTGGACGACCATGGGGAACACTGGTGTCCACGAGCCATAGTTGACATGCAAACTAGagaatatataatttatttagggtGTGATTTGTGAAATCAGTAATTATATTGGCACACGTCACTGCCTAACCCTAGGTTTTGTTGATGGTCTTGACCGTAAAATCAAGGTCTTTCAATATTTCCAAAATTTTAATTATTAAATAACACTCTAACCCAAGCGATGAGAGAAACTCCACAAAAATATCAagcaaaggaaataaaaataataTTAAAAAATGAAAGATAAAATAAAAAGACTGCTAAGCACTAATCTTTTGTTAGTTGTTACCAAATACacaattgaaaaaaaatcatggtagGTTGTTTATACTGTGCGTAAAAGTAATACCTGATAAACAAACGTGTTCATATGAGCTTGTGGCCCATCGTACTTCGAGATTGGCGATAATTTCCCCCCTAAAGGTATATTTGGACTCGTATGTATAAATCCAGGGCATTTTAGATCAAAGCATTGTTTTTGTCCATTGTCCTATAGAGCGAAATCATGTAAGTTTCCATAACATTTATCAGAATTCTGACATACATAATTAAACTTACTGCTTACATAGAAAATATGAAATCTAGCAGCCTTGTCACCTCCGTTACTTTGCCAAACCTAAAACAAAATAGAAAATATCAATTGTGATGTAGAATTTATCTTGCCAAACTTAGAACAAAATAGAGACCATGAGTTGTCATGTGGAATGTATCTCAAACAAGCAGAGAAGCTCGTATTTTACTAAAAGGCACACATGCGCAAACATACCAGTGTGTCACGTGATGGATTACCAACATGGCATACATACTATAAAATGTATAACGTCCTTACTATAGAACTTAAGAAGAGGGATATAGTTTGCATGCATGTATACAACAATTTGATGGGGGGACAATGCGCAAAAATAAGCAAATCTGATTATAGTCGTATAAACTGTCGATTCAACATACATGCATTTTTAAATGAACAAAAAACAGTTTTTCAGTTACACAAAATTTACTTACAAACCAGCCGACTCCAACAGCATTGGTATGCTCCCTATCAAAAGAATAACCACTTATTATAGTTGTAAGCCCTCCAGATTTATCTTGGGTACCATATACTTCTGGGTCATAGACATTTATTGATACGGTAGTTCCATAGATGTCTTGGCCTCTGCTAAGACCTGCCAACTGAACATTTCTAATATAAAGTTAGACCAAAATAATGGTAGCAACCTTGCAGTCGCAGAAACATGCGTGGGTGAGTGAGGTAAATTTATATTCCCTTCATCCCGAATTGCTTGTCGCTGAAatcgatgtatgtagacgtatttttagttctagatacatcactttctatccatttctgcgacaagtaattcgggacggagtGAATATCATTTAAAAAACAGTTGACAAAAAGGGACTTCATATCGATCATAATTNNNNNNNNNNNNNNNNNNNNNNNNNNNNNNNNNNNNNNNNNNNNNNNNNNNNNNNNNNNNNNNNNNNNNNNNNNNNNNNNNNNNNNNNNNNNNNNNNNNNNNNNNNNNNNNNNNNNNNNNNNNNNNNNNNNNNNNNNNNNNNNNNNNNNNNNNNNNNNNNNNNNNNNNNNNNNNNNNNNNNNNNNNNNNNNNNNNNNNNNNNNNNNNNNNNNNNNNNNNNNNNNNNNNNNNNNNNNNNNNNNNNNNNNNNNNNNNNNNNNNNNNNNNNNNNNNNNNNNNNNNNNNNNNNNNNNNNNNNNNNNNNNNNNNNNNNNNNNNNNNNNNNNNNNNNNNNNNNNNNNNNNNNNNNNNNNNNNNNNNNNNNNNNNNNNNNNNNNNNNNNNNNNNNNNNNNNNNNNNNNNNNNNNNNNNNNNNNNNNNNNNNNNNNNNNNNNNNNNNNNNNNNNNNNNNNNNNNNNNNNNNNNNNNNNNNNNNNNNNNNNNNNTAGCAAAAACATTACCGAAGCGGTGTTATTCTTATTATCCCGAGTAATATTCCTTGTGTATATTTGTTGAGTTAGTTCCTTAATGTCAACTATAGGATAGTGCTGCTCACTTCTCCATATTGGAATTGTTCCCAAGGGACACGAAACCAAATGGGTACTAGACTCTAATGTTGTATCTGGTATGGAGTTGCCTTCGAGTCCAATAGGATGTGAGCTCGGTTCCATCTGCATGCAAGTCAAAGTCGTTTGTTAGTTCACCTAAAACAATCGTTAGTTTGATACATACAAACCAACATCCTTACATGAATGTAGAATAATTCACTACCATAAATCAATGTTGATTACATTATTTCTTGTTCATGTGTACAAACCTATTGTTTATTACCAAAGCAAGACTAAATATTGGGTAAGAAAAGCATGGAATACAAGATTACTTAACTGTAAAAATGCTACTCCCTTTGttcaaaataagtgtcgtggttttagttcaatgaACGCAGGGAGTAACTCATGTACCTGTATTGAATGGTTTCTAAGAAGTGGGTGGTCGAATGCCGGCTGAGATTTGATATCTATGCAATCAAAAATGTCACTGTCTTCTGTCTACAAAGGTGAAACGGTTCATGGTTATCTCAAATTGGTTTACTCAAACAACAAATATGAGAATAGCAATAAGAGTATAAAACCTGGATTGTCTTAGATATTGCCCGATGGTGCTTTCCTCCATTAGGCCTTCCTCCTTTTCTATTTTCCTTAGCTACTACGCCACAAACTGCAATGAAACATAGCAGAAACAAAGTCTTTCTTTGTGCCCCGAGAATTTTCATTTCTGAACAATTGGACtctattgtttttgtttcctctcgaAAGAAACTCAAGCACCAaatatgtgtatatatgcatgtgtgcCATTTATTTATAGGATACACAAAAATCTAGAATGTTCAGTTCTTATCTAATGATAAATATTGCACATTAATGACCTCATCAATAAAGTCAATGCCGTGCATATCTTTTATTAATATATATGCATTAATGGCATGACATTATTATCTATCTATATATAGTGTAATAATTGTGCTTGTTTGGAAATAATTATCCATATATAAATTGTCATGGCATGACATTGATATATTGTTAATAATATATATGTTTTGATGCAacgacacacacacatacacacattatGAAAGACGCAAGAGAAATATTTGCTTACTATAGAATAAGTAGTGAGTGTCCTCATATTTAAGAAATTCTTTATGatcaagaaaagataaggaaaataAACTCAACAGTCTATGCTGCTTACAATGAGaatcttagaaaaaaggttcccccAGCTATCTTGATTGATAAAATTCCCAAACAAAGTGATCAATTTTCTATAGGTAATATTGGGCTAGATCGTGTGCTTAAAGAAAGACTACGTGAATATATCTATAGGAAAATTTATAATGAAGAAATAGTTATCACCTATAAAGGGCCCAAGGAGGAACCTCCTCCTCCTAAACTTGATCTTACGGATCCAGATGCTATAAAGTTTAGCCCTTTTAATTATTTTTGCCTACCTATTAGAAGCTTGCTGCTGAAAGAAGGGAGTATGCCGAATCGCTAAAGAGCCTCCTGGGTCGCACGCGCGTGCGGCTCCGGAGGCCCCCAAATCGCTAAACCAGAAGTCGCCGAACATCCTCCCCCGTCCGCTGCCGCCACCggtgccggcggtggcggccgCGCCCAGCCGTCAAAGGCGGCGGGTGCTGGTGACGCCCCCACGACAGGCACCTTCACGTGGAGCGGGTCTTCCCCGGGGCCAGCCTTGGAGGTGGGGTGGCCAGTGGCGTGATCTCGTTGCTGGTCGCCGGAGCACGGCGGAGAGTGCGGTGGTGCGGAGGAACCGGGTCAGGAGGCTGCagagcggaggaggaggaagaaggcggtgCGTTGGCGCCAGTGGGCGGTAGCGGCGCGAGCGCTCTGCCACGAAGGTGGCGGCGCCGAGGAGGCCCTGCCAGGAAGGAGATCCTGGCGGGCAGCGAGCGGTCGGCCGTCTCCATGCGGTGGGCGTGCGGTGTTGCCCCCGGAAGCGCTGGCGCCGGAGCAGTGGAAGGAGGTGCGGTCAGATCCAGACCCGTTTCGATCTAGGCCTGTGGGATTGGTTCCGTCGCGCGGCAGTCCCCTGGCGGGTGAAGGTCGTCGTGG
It encodes:
- the LOC119297235 gene encoding uncharacterized protein LOC119297235 yields the protein MKILGAQRKTLFLLCFIAVCGVVAKENRKGGRPNGGKHHRAISKTIQTEDSDIFDCIDIKSQPAFDHPLLRNHSIQMEPSSHPIGLEGNSIPDTTLESSTHLVSCPLGTIPIWRSEQHYPIVDIKELTQQIYTRNITRDNKNNTASLAGLSRGQDIYGTTVSINVYDPEVYGTQDKSGGLTTIISGYSFDREHTNAVGVGWFVWQSNGGDKAARFHIFYDNGQKQCFDLKCPGFIHTSPNIPLGGKLSPISKYDGPQAHMNTFVYQDTNSNWWVKFGKEGTVVGYWPGELFGYLKSKGTVGYWGGLVEGPTIKYKPPPMGSGHPASEGDGTAAYVKNIKIVTRDHQLVTPMSREFDVAVENPKCYSVAHKSDQDGGVHANWGGSGDCTL